A single region of the Strigops habroptila isolate Jane chromosome 3, bStrHab1.2.pri, whole genome shotgun sequence genome encodes:
- the BBS12 gene encoding Bardet-Biedl syndrome 12 protein — MAFRDVNARRHIGLQQLSSLALAGRTLLGPVKSCKFIVDESTNQSTLICSAVRLIESLDLTSAAGQLLNETIQAQNKEFKTGMSTLLFLVGAWSNAIMECLQQNVPVSAIVSVMSEGLNSCCERVQCLQISIHDVNKELCSSSVRPNTFKSKTCQIGCDSLPNPQLFLYFQKDISVPEVIPINSCSHQDDDCNFKKHLVSPLAGFGSVASLVKPVGDKSTSVISRSGVTTSSCNKQKLTHSRYFSTLGKSYFSSQQGNFQGYLLGTSADSCECCGLGHLAMALSHGNETSMKLLQSIVTYQQERAEHSGSSQFNVAEIVTCCLLGLPESYSCASPGFVTLVSPEQVTVVEYFEDKLLRILLIDGDLTERYRHLGFNRSCNVRTIVEHPRLQEEDLWLSRMLDNLINFEVNLVLVKGNVCENLMERCIANSILLISSVTWNVLCSFGEVTGAQPVTYLTQLNASFVGSGAQVELWKACDGRAMDLGELVPVRVKARGIPLLTAVLTTTIASKMQLIEDQFWTLVYRLHHALNDKKVFLGGGAVELLCLSHIQMLAEQPLQPANQNAVKEFHNPWLAASATEYKSVVLQALASGWKQYLLVVMCNTTAASELEACTSVDHHLRKAADCGSPSAYILKEFRRGDLLRDGAGPFAGHREGLKVYDNVTAKTEAWRRALDLVLLVLQTDAEIITGPRKNQLLNSHASSEYMFL; from the coding sequence ATGGCTTTCAGGGATGTGAATGCAAGGCGACACATTGGACTTCAGCAACTCTCTTCCTTAGCCTTAGCTGGAAGAACATTACTGGGGCCAGTGAAATCATGTAAATTCATTGTGGATGAAAGCACCAACCAAAGCACATTGATTTGTTCTGCTGTTAGACTGATTGAAAGTCTGGACTTAACTAGTGCTGCCGGACAGCTTCTTAATGAAACCATTCAGGCACAAAACAAGGAGTTTAAGACTGGGATGAGTACCCTTTTGTTTCTTGTTGGTGCGTGGAGCAATGCTATAATGGAATGCCTCCAGCAGAATGTTCCGGTTTCAGCAATAGTATCTGTCATGTCCGAGGGGTTGAACTCTTGCTGTGAGAGAGTCCAGTGTCTTCAAATATCAATACATGATGTAAATAAAGAGCTCTGTTCTAGCAGTGTTAGGCcaaacacttttaaaagcaaaacttgcCAAATTGGATGTGACAGTCTTCCAAATCCCCagcttttcctgtattttcagaaagatatttCTGTACCAGAAGTAATTCCAATAAATTCTTGTTCCCATCAGGATGAtgattgtaattttaaaaagcacctGGTTTCGCCTTTGGCTGGCTTTGGTTCAGTAGCTTCTCTTGTCAAACCCGTGGGTGACAAAAGTACATCTGTGATTTCTAGAAGTGGTGTTACCACATCCAGCTGTAACAAACAAAAGCTAACCCATAGCAGGTACTTCAGCACTCtaggaaaaagctatttttcaagTCAGCAAGGTAATTTTCAGGGATACCTTCTGGGAACATCAGCAGATTCATGTGAATGTTGTGGTTTAGGACACCTGGCAATGGCTCTGAGCCATGGAAATGAGACTAGCATGAAACTGCTACAAAGCATTGTTACGTATCAGCAAGAGAGAGCAGAACACAGTGGCTCTTCCCAGTTTAATGTTGCAGAAATTGTGACATGCTGCTTACTGGGCCTGCCTGAAAGCTATTCTTGTGCCTCCCCAGGCTTCGTCACATTGGTATCACCAGAACAAGTCACAGTCGTCGAATACTTTGAAGACAAACTCCTTCGGATTCTGCTAATAGATGGTGACCTAACTGAGCGATATCGTCACTTAGGTTTTAACAGATCATGTAATGTGAGGACCATAGTGGAGCATCCTAGGCTGCAGGAAGAAGACCTGTGGCTAAGCAGAATGTTAGATAATCTGATAAACTTTGAAGTAAACCTGGTTTTGGTCAAAGGAAATGTGTGTGAAAACTTAATGGAAAGATGCATAGCAAATAGTATATTGTTAATTAGTTCTGTGACTTGGAATGTGTTGTGTTCCTTTGGGGAGGTCACCGGCGCCCAGCCAGTGACATACCTCACCCAGCTGAACGCTTCTTTTGTGGGAAGTGGGGCCCAAGTGGAATTGTGGAAGGCCTGTGATGGGCGTGCAATGGATCTGGGTGAACTTGTACCAGTCAGAGTAAAAGCACGAGGAATTCCTCTGCTCACAGCCGTGCTTACCACTACTATAGCTTCAAAGATGCAGCTCATTGAAGACCAGTTCTGGACTTTAGTGTATCGACTCCATCATGCTTTAAATGACAAGAAGGTTTTTCTTGGCGGTGGTGCAGTGGAGCTCTTGTGCCTCAGTCACATTCAGATGCTTGCCGAACAGCCTTTACAGCCAGCAAATCAAAATGCTGTGAAAGAGTTTCACAATCCTTGGCTGGCAGCATCTGCAACTGAGTATAAATCAGTTGTGCTCCAAGCATTAGCAAGTGGCTGGAAGCAGTATCTTTTGGTGGTTATGTGTAACACCACTGCTGCATCGGAGTTGGAAGCGTGCACCTCAGTCGATCATCAcctcagaaaagcagctgacTGTGGCTCTCCTTCAGCATATATATTGAAAGAGTTTAGAAGAGGTGATCTGCTCAGGGATGGTGCTGGTCCCTTTGCTGGCCACAGGGAGGGTTTAAAGGTTTATGATAATGTTACAGCCAAGACAGAGGCATGGCGGAGAGCTCTAGATTTGGTGCTACTAGTGCTTCAAACAGATGCTGAAATTATCACAGGTCCCAGAAAGAATCAGCTATTGAACTCGCATGCCTCAAGtgaatatatgtttttatag